The following is a genomic window from Mycoplasma bradburyae.
GAATACCACGACCATCATCTTCTACTTCTACTAAGTAGTTATCCTTCAATGTAAGTTTAACGGTTGTACCAAAGCCTGCCATCATTTCATCAACAGCATTGTCAATGATTTCTCAAATCATATGATGCAGACCTTTCTGGTCTGTAGAACCAATGTACATACCAGGTCTTTTTCGAACAGCTTCTAATCCTTCAAGGATCGTAATATTCTCAGAGCTATATTCGTCTTTTTTTATGTCGCTCACTTTTTGCTATCTCCTAGCTAAAACACATAAATATTACACATAAAATAAAAGAATATTACTTTTAATTGAAAATCATCATTAAAAGTAATCTATATTTTGTGAGTAAAGTTATCCATTTTTTAAATTATAAAAAAGGTGAATTTTACCTAAATCCAGACCCTTTCATAATATGCTATATTATACCATATGGCAAACTTAACTATTGAACTGGTAGGTTTTGTAATTAAAGATTTTGGTGTTAGGATTTTTGTTATTTTCACTAGGCACTAAGAATCATAAACTGGTTTTTTCGTTGTTTAAAATACTCGAGAAAATCTTTAATCGTTTTTCAACTCTAGGCACAACTTTGAAGTGAACAATTAAGTCACCTTGTCATCCAAGTGCAACGTTACCTTTTCCAAAGAATTCTGATACGTCACCTGTCTTAGTGTTAGGTGGAACTAAGAAAGCATAGTTTCTAAGTTCTTCATGTCAAATTTCATAACTTCGGTTTCTATTAATAACTTTAATTTTGATCGGGATATTAACAGTACGTTGGTTATTAATTTCATCTTGAGTTACTTCGATGATCGCTTCAATGTTGAAGTATTTTTTCAAGATTAATCATGAACTGAAGTCATAGCGATGTTTTAGATAATCGATCAATTCGTTTTTAGTAACGTTGTACTTAATAACATCTTGGCGATTCATCAATCTCGTAACAAGATTATTAGGAATACTAAAGCTATTATCTAGTTCAAAGAAAGAACAAGATATATCGTAATCTAAAAATGCACCTAATCCGTCAATCGAAATGTTGTCAAACTTATTGTATTTTTGATACTCTTCGTAATAAAAGTTTGAAGGATTGAAATCTCATTGCTGAGTTAAGCTAATATTTTTAGTGAAATTCTCGTGTCATATTTCAGCACCCGAATATTCGTAAGTAATACCGTCAGATGAAAATTCAAAAGTCTTAGAATTTTCGTTTTCTAACATCAAGTCGTATTTTTCACGTTGTTCAGCGTCTGAAAGAATAGAGTATGCATTGTTTATTTGAACAAATTTATCATGCCCGTCTTTGTTGATATCAGGATGGTATTTTTTTGCTAATCTTTTGTAAGAGGATTTTATCTCACTTAATGTTGCGTTTTCGCTGACTTCTAACAATTCGTATAATGTCATATTTTAATTTGTTGATGAAGGGGCTAAAACCTGTATAAACTTAAGTTTAAATTGTTCATTATTTTTTTCATAAACTTTAAGTATATGAGCAGATATAGCAGGTTGTAAGAATAGTTCAAAAACTATATCTTTAGATTCAAATGATTTGATGTGGTCGTTCAAGAAGAAAGGGTTGATGTTTATATCGATGCTTTCACCTTGAAACTGATTAATATCGATTTCTGAATTATATGAAGCAATATCTAAAGACTTAGTTGATATCTTTAAAACGTTTTTAGTGATTTCGAAATTTGCTTCAACGTTATTCTTACCTTGATCTGATAAAGATAATACCCCAGTTAATGA
Proteins encoded in this region:
- a CDS encoding J domain-containing protein — protein: MTLYELLEVSENATLSEIKSSYKRLAKKYHPDINKDGHDKFVQINNAYSILSDAEQREKYDLMLENENSKTFEFSSDGITYEYSGAEIWHENFTKNISLTQQWDFNPSNFYYEEYQKYNKFDNISIDGLGAFLDYDISCSFFELDNSFSIPNNLVTRLMNRQDVIKYNVTKNELIDYLKHRYDFSSWLILKKYFNIEAIIEVTQDEINNQRTVNIPIKIKVINRNRSYEIWHEELRNYAFLVPPNTKTGDVSEFFGKGNVALGWQGDLIVHFKVVPRVEKRLKIFSSILNNEKTSLWFLVPSENNKNPNTKIFNYKTYQFNS